In Paramormyrops kingsleyae isolate MSU_618 chromosome 18, PKINGS_0.4, whole genome shotgun sequence, the DNA window TATTTTGTTCCTTCAAAGGAAAAAAAGTACACATTTTCAGTGGCGTAAAAGTTTGGTAAATACACACTTATTTGTCTTAACTTATGTAGGCTACAAATGCATCTCAAAAGTATCCTTATTAACTGTTACAGCTTAATAGCATCTGCGCAGGCGCCGATCATCATATGCAGCTAGTGTGACCACTTTTCCGTCACATTCAAGGCAGGCTGAAGAGTGCAGCTATTGCACCATTATAAATTTAAATCAGCCTGGCATGTTAACCGGCGCCAGTGAGCGTCCCGGTTATTTTTTTCGGGAGGTTGTCATTCAGATTGGGAACGGAAACGTAACAAGGTCCGATTACAGACTTTTTCCCGGCTCGACCTATGCCGTCAGCAGTGGGTGTGCTTTCCGTGGGGTTTAagtttaaattttaaacattGTATCGCGTTTGAGGAAACGCTAAACCAGTGGATGCTGCGATCTTTCGGGATGGTGCTGTCGCAGTGCTTGGAGGATCTGCCCACTTCAAGGCAAACGTGCAGCGGAAAGGACGTGCAACTTCAGGACTTGTATAATGAGAGACACCGGCTTGCTTTGGAGGAGCTGGTTTCGGGAGGCAAGGAATCCTACTTATCATTCTTGAAAAAAGAGGGAATCCCCAGTTTTCTCTCCGATGTCGAGATACAGCGCATCTGGCAGTCAGCCGTGGTGCCGGAGTGCGTGTCTTTAAGCGGGGATGACGCCTGCCTGGAGCAATCCGTCAGCAGCTCCATGAACTGCTCTTCGGTCACCTACTTCCCCAACGTCTCGGACGTAGATCCCCCGGCGTTGGAGCTGGGCTGGCCCGTCTTCAGGTCCAGCGCTTCCCGTGGAGTTACCCGAGCCGTCGCGCACTTTCAGCCCAGCTACGACGAATGCATTTACAGCTGCAAGGAGGCTGTTAGGCGCATGATTAAAAGCGCAAAAAAGGTACAGCTGTAGCACGGCTCCGTGCAACTTGTAACATGCTTAATTATTCAGCAGTGAATTTTTCTTTCAATAGACAAAACTTACCTTAATGAAATGCAAGCCCTTCGATTTCAGGTAGTGTCACCACTCTTCGCTTAATACCCTAACTGATGTTTTTGGGGCTGGTTAATTACTGTGTCGAGACCCGATAAATTTAAACCATGATCGGTCATGGGTGTCTCTCTCAGTGGCTTTTGCTTGGCggcctgaccctaaccctaaccttaatcaaGGTGATCGCGATCGTCACGGACTCCCTAACCGACCTAGACATACTTGGAGATCTGAAAGAGGCGTGTACGGGACGTCGGGTCCCAGTGTACATCCTCCTGGACCAGTCCTGCACCCCCTCCTTCCTGCAGATGTGCACAAATCTCAACCTCCGTCTTGACAGCCTACAGGTAGAGACTGTGGACCCCTTTGTCTTTCTCTAAAGAAGCAAATAAAATAAGATCTCCGATTGCCTAATTATCTAGATAAAAATGAGAAAGTTGTTTTATGTAGCCTCAAAATATTTTTTCGGATGAAATTCGTTATTGCGTCGTTTTCCACAGTTGACTATGATTTCCATCTGCAGTCTACAGACGTGTAGTTAGGTTAATAGCatgcctgtagtgtgtgtatatgtatgtggaGTGTTGGTTGTGCTTAGTTATTTTTCCTGAATTTCCTTTTCCCTTTAAATGCAACAGGCGTACAGGAACTACAGAACAAAACCGAATGAGCAGggcaaatgtattttatttataaaaagacTGTAATACGTACTCTTCTATATCACGAAGCACATGCAGGTGCGCACAATAAGCGGAGCGACCTACTTTATGCGGTCCGGAGCGAAGATTGTGGGCAAAGCTAACGAGCGCTTCATGCTGATCGACGGACACAGAGTGGCGACGGGATCGTACAGGTATCTGCGTGCTGTCTCCTACCCAAACGTTAAAAGGTTTCAAAAGTGAACTTCATATGCTTCACGGTAAATTTTGTGCTATTGACACTGATCCGATATGGTCCTAAACCTAAATTCAGAATTGAGTTCTTTGTAATAACTGAGAAGTAAAGGGGTAATTTAGACCTCGAGCTCGCTAtccaccgtgtgtgtgtgtgtgggtttgcatagatcacatttgaggaacaaattgtccccaaagtatcgtaaaacctgaaatttccctacttttggggacatcatTTGGATAATCTCAGTTTTAtaaacatctgtgaatgcaatcaaaaaagtaaaaatgccagaagtcttgtatttgggttggtccCCTTTTAGATAGGTAGAAcaacttttgtgtgtgtgtgtgtgtgtgtatgtgtgtggggtgggggggagggctaTATAACCTGATCAGTTTCCTAATCACTGTTGTGGGGCCAGTATCTGAAATGTCACTTAATGAGTTTAGGACCAGATTGCCCTGGGGAGAATGTGAGGGAGTTTTAATTTCTAAACTGTTTGGGTTTTATAAATGATTGTTAGCCAAAGACAAAATAATCAACtgtaataatgaaataatacatGAAGTATGCTTTGGCGAGACGATTAAAAGATGATGGAGGTGACAATAGATTGTCATGGTCAAATTCTGGCTGGGCAGTGGTAGCAGGAGGGCTCTTGTGTAACTTTTGGGGGACCGGACTGGCTGCCCCAGTCCCAAAGCTGTCTTACCTacagtgtgtgtttctgttctggACTTAAATAGTGTCAATCCCAGGCATGAGAAATGTAGGTTATTCTGTAAAACCAGAGCTCATTGGGAGgcttttctgtcatttttacGCAAAGCTATCCATATTATGGGAGGACCAGCATCACCGGGTGAACCTGTGCGACAGAGAGGCCTGTATTACTGAGGTGGAAGCGAGAGGGACTCTGCAGGAAGCTGCTATACAAAGACGAGTACAGGACTGAGTCCGGGTTTAGCTTTGTAAGGAACAGCTGCTACTGTAAACCTGGTCTTTCTCCTAGGAAACTTTATCATTTCAGACTATATCTCGTCCACGCAGGTAATACTGCTTATACAGCTGTGTGAAAGCCAGCAGATTTAGTTTCACGACTTAAGAGGTACAATCCGTACCAGGACCAAAACGGCTTCATTCCCTGGCCCCTCACCCCCCCTGTACCACAGACTTCTGCCCACTAATGCAGTCTTTCACTTGCATCTGCACTTCAGTATTGATAAAAAGACAGTTTATTTAACAGTGCATACTGCTATATCCTTCAGCACACTGTCAAAGATATGCTGCTATAAAAGGTCTTTCATGGTGCTACGCCCTGCAAAAGGACCATGGATCACCATGGATacgagctgtgtgtgtgtgtgtgtggtttttttttttttatataaatgtcctttagtttttatctttttatgCTGTTTTATCTAGGAGGAATGGTATTCCATTCTTCATTGTAAGAAAGTGCATGATAAGATGACGATAAAGGGAAATCTAATCTAAAtctaaaatgtgcatttttgttAATGTGTTTAATTTAGCGATATTAATTTAGTTATATCATTTGAATTGCATTCTTCTTTCCCTCATCAGATTCAACTGGACAGACGGGAGGCTCAACAGCAGCAATCTGATCGAGCTTTACGGTCAGATTACAGAGAACTTCGACTTGGAGTTCCGGATCCTCTATGCCCAGTCCTTGCCTCTCGGTCCCCAGGCTCTGGCCAGTAACCAGACCAGCAGTGCCAGGGATCTTCAGCCTGTCAGGTCCCTGTTAAAGCGGGAGCCCCACCAGGTTCCTGTGCCGGAGACCGTGGGCGAGGAGCACCGTGGGCAGCCAGGGGGCGATCTTGAGCCAGATGACGAGGCCGGGAAACGACCCAGTGAGGGCCGTCCTTCATCCGACACGTCCACGATAGTGGCAGATAGGCCGGAACACGTGTCTGCTGCTCCGTCTGATGGGAACACTGTGGAGTCAGGGGTGGACTCTCCGGTGCTGGATTCCCAGTCCTCAGGTTTTGTTTGCAGTCAAACCAGTGTTACCTTGATGGATCGTGCGATGCAGACGGACCAGCCCACACGGCAGTGCCTCTCAACCTCTGCCACTCAGACGGATCTCCAGGTACCTGCCTCCTGCGGACCGGTGCCAGAACCTCGGTCCTATTATACCGCCGGCATGAGAGGGCGGTCGCGCTCTGGACACTCGCCCGACGGTGCCCCAAGCGACCGCTTCCAGAAGCTGGCCAAGGCGCGACGGCACCACTACTCCAGGATTCGCTGCAAGCTGGATCACATGGTCACACTGTTGTCCAATCGCCGGGAGCTGGCGCAGCTCACAAACCTCCCCCTGAGCCCACGGCGGAGGAAAGACACTGATGGCCAGGAGAATAGAGCTAGTCAGGGTCTGGAAATGCAGGGAACTCCTCTGCGTCGATGGACAAAGTATAAAAGGTTAAAgtaaaataatagtaatattaaaaatgtttagGGAAATGGAAGTTTGTAAAGTAACTTGAATGGGTGTACACACAAGCGTTTAGGCTACTGTTAGCATTGAATTTttcataattttaaaatgtacattatttCTGTGCTTGAGAATGTTAAGGCAATTGGTCCTTTTTAGGATTACAATAAAGTGTGTGTTGTAAAATTTTTAATTATGCCATGCATTTATTCTGAATTTCATTAAATTATTCTGGAATTCACTTTTAATGGTTTCATTAAGTGAGCTTGTTACAAGTGCAGTATAGTTTAAACCTGATctaaagcaaagaaaaaaaattgtacgATAAAATATcaatcaaaatgcattttaataagaCCCCATGCCGGAAAAATAATATGCTATAAAATGAACTGTAACATACTTAAGTGTTAGAGCGTTGACTAGTCATTAGATCTTAATATTGATTTCTTTGAATTTATTTCTGCATATATTAATGTCAGTCCAGAATTTATGGGTAACATCCTACGCCTAAATGTAATTCTATTTAAAAAGAACGAAACATGCTCGAACTAGACATCACGTTGAATGTATTGCCATTTACCAAGATCATTTTCTTGGGGTTTCCTATTATTTAAAATCgggtttactttttttttaaattattttcccaCAGATAAAATTCAGCAAGTTAATGTTCGAATTTCCCCCTTagatttaattattagtttagaaataatatttcatatatgtatattttttcctCCTGAACCCATGTGCTCCAGCAgtctgacacacagacacgcatgcAGTGTCCCGCAGGTGGACAGCGCCCCCTTCCGCCCAGTACTCCGCAGCCTGTCTCTCACCATCCCCTTCAATAAAGTTTCTATTATGACCTGCGACCAAAGATGGCGGCGCCCCTTCCCtccatgaaattttggaaaccCGGTAAGAACCTTAACGCGCGCTGCTCCACAGTGGGATTGAAATGCGGTTTCTTATGCATATAAACCATTCATCCCGCGTTTTATACGGAAATGTCCCTGGCAGCTGTTTTAAAGAAGCGCGTTGCAACGTGCCAGGTGGGACCGGCAGACATTGTTTGTTTGCAAAATCGTCCGCAAAAACTCTGAAAGTGAACCGAAAATAAAAGAATTTTCCTGCTATATACATGTTCGTAGCCTGATAGACGGTATTGTACTGATATATTAAAATACAGCTCAAGACAGAAAAACAGGTCGGATCGCCGGTAGGCGGCTGCCCTCTTGGTGCTTAGCGATCGTGCAGGACATCGATGAGATCATGAACCTCACATCTACAGTTTCTAGTGAACATGTAATGTATCCAGTAACCGAGGTTGTCACGGCTTTGCAGAAGCTCCTAAAATCGCGATCAACCGCGACCTCTTTCTGCTGGCATCTCCCTTCCGCCTTAGAACAGATACTTCCATTGCGTCATGGACATTCATTCAATTCTGGACGTAAACATAgcaaaaacacatgcaaaccgTGCTGTTAATGTGCTATAATATGGAAAATAACTGTGAAATTGTATTACGTGTGGaaatgtgtgtggagtttaataCCATAAGGTAATTTGTTTTCCATGTTCATAATTAGGCTAAAATCGCCATTAAAGGCTTTTTCCCATTTATGCTAGAATGCTGTTAGTTTAAATTACTGAAGGGTTTTAGCGGGATCTGACTTCTTTCAGCAGCACTCagtttgctttttatttttggtGGGTATGAGGGCTGACGTATTTCGGTCTGGTTATTGATCCATTAACCGAGGAAACAGAGGACGACATTGAAGCTCGGCAAGGTTGTTCTCCCTTATTCGCAAGGAGTTTAAACGCCTGCATTTTAATCCTAAACCTCGTTTAAATAACTTAATGTATTATGAAAGTCTGCTAACTGTAGGATCAGATATTAGCTTGAGTGAATTTCTCCCCCAAGACACAAACCAGTCCCAAGTTACTTCTGAGGCTTGGACAGTGGAAATGacacttttttaaaatgtgaaatgttctgTAGTAAAACCATTTAAGGATATAACACAGCAGGATTCAGACATGGGACTTCACACCATTCTCCAGATACTTGTGGGTCACTTCGGTTTGTGTTAACTGTGTGAGTCAGCAATATGTACCTGTGTccaggaggttgctggttcgaatcccttgGCTAGCAATATAGTTATTGCAGTGTTGGCCTCTTGAGCTAAGCCCTTAGTCCCAAAAACTGCTTCAGGGGTGTTGAGTAAATG includes these proteins:
- the LOC111837032 gene encoding protein FAM83D, with the protein product MLRSFGMVLSQCLEDLPTSRQTCSGKDVQLQDLYNERHRLALEELVSGGKESYLSFLKKEGIPSFLSDVEIQRIWQSAVVPECVSLSGDDACLEQSVSSSMNCSSVTYFPNVSDVDPPALELGWPVFRSSASRGVTRAVAHFQPSYDECIYSCKEAVRRMIKSAKKVIAIVTDSLTDLDILGDLKEACTGRRVPVYILLDQSCTPSFLQMCTNLNLRLDSLQHMQVRTISGATYFMRSGAKIVGKANERFMLIDGHRVATGSYRFNWTDGRLNSSNLIELYGQITENFDLEFRILYAQSLPLGPQALASNQTSSARDLQPVRSLLKREPHQVPVPETVGEEHRGQPGGDLEPDDEAGKRPSEGRPSSDTSTIVADRPEHVSAAPSDGNTVESGVDSPVLDSQSSGFVCSQTSVTLMDRAMQTDQPTRQCLSTSATQTDLQVPASCGPVPEPRSYYTAGMRGRSRSGHSPDGAPSDRFQKLAKARRHHYSRIRCKLDHMVTLLSNRRELAQLTNLPLSPRRRKDTDGQENRASQGLEMQGTPLRRWTKYKRLK